In Sciurus carolinensis chromosome 4, mSciCar1.2, whole genome shotgun sequence, the sequence GCAGCTGAGAAGCTCAAGGAGTATCTTGGATTTGAGTATCCCCTGAGTAAACTCTGCCCTGCTGCAAATACTCTGAATGAGATCTTCTTAATCCACTTCATCACTTTCTGCCAAGAAAAGGGTGTTGATGAGTGGCTCACCACCACCAAGATGACCAAGCACCAAGCCTTACTATTTGGGGCAGACTGGGTTTGGACCTTTTGGGGATCTGATAAGCAAATAAGGCTTCAGCTGGCAGTTCAGACTCTACGGATGGCTTCTCTTCCTCCTGTGCAGTCGAAACCTTATGACTTCTCCAGTCCAGAGTCAAGGGTAGAGGAGTCTTCCTGGAAGAGAAGTAGATTTGATAAGCTGGAAGAATTCTGTAACTTGGTAGGAGAGGATTGTCTGGGTCTGTTCATCATCTTTGGTGTGCCGGGAAAACCTAAAGACATCAGGGGAGTCGTCTTGGACAGTATCAAAAGTAAGACTGAGAGGAGCCATCTGCCGGGACGCAAAGCTGTGGAACAGTTTGTTCTGGAAACTGAAGATTGTGTCTCCATCAAAGAGCTGCTTGGAAACTGCCTGAGTAAGAAAGATGGGCTGAGAGAGGTGGGCAAAGTTTTTATTAGCATCCTCTGAACTGGATATGTGTACTGTGACTGGCCtgtatcataaaaagaaaaaagatattctcATAAGTAAGCTCATTTATGTACATCATTCCTacttgggtttgttttttgggtttttttttttttttccccttcatcccATTGATTGAAAATGATTACCTGGGTCAAAGTTAGTTTGACAATTATTAGTTTCATAATTAtggaacagcaacaacaacaaaaaaaaaaaaaaccttgactTTATTTCAGGAAAATGTATAATTAGGTTGGATCTGTATCCATTTATACAATAATAATTGGAGAGGATAATAAAATCATGCATAAAGCTCGATTTGCAAAAGTGTCTGTGAAATAATAAGTTTAACACTCAaaagtataaaagtatatttttattgctgttgGTGGCCAGTGGGTAGGGTGGAGTGCTGGGGAAGACCACAGAGCAGGTTTCATTACCCTTGTAACACCAGTTTCAATTCAGGACACCCAAGTAGAACTTCACACTACTCTTTTCCTCTTATCCTTGCCCTAACTAGCAGCTTTCTCTGCACAAAAGAATTTTAGTGGGATTTACTTTGGGATTCAATTGAGAGTGTTAGCTTTACCCATGATTTACAAAATCACCCATAAAGTAATTCCTTGTTATAATAATATTAGAATTGTCAGTACAGAATGTGCATACACATAAAATAGCCACTTTTACTTAAAAGCCTGTGTGGGATTCAGCAGTACAAAGAGGAACCACCGTTACTCATAGAACTTATATGGCAAGCCAgatgctttacatatattatctctaGTTACATATAGTGTCCATGACTCTAAAAggcatttatttctgtttcacaAAGAGATTTTGCAAAAAAGCTCCCAAGGTCATAAAGCTATTAAATGGCTCATAACAAAAAAAGTAAGGTCTGTCCAGTTACAAAGACACAGCTCTTTTCTAGAGTTATGTAAAGAAAATTCTTTGATTCTAAGCTATTGGAATTGCTGATACCACAAGGATGCACCTGCCACTTCCTGGCCTTAGTCTGCTGCTACTGCTTCTCCTGCTGGTGAAAGACTTGTTCACAACATGCAGTTCTTGGCAAAATGTGGGCTAACTTGCAACTACACAAATTCTGAAAATGTTTGCTGTTTCGGAGTCTTCCCATGAGTTtggccctttctattttttggagttGAAGGTACTTCTTGGGAGGTTGCATGAAGTCATATGAAGGTAATGTATCCAGCagtgtattttgattttattggactgttttccaaagtaagGAGTAACATTTGTTGTTGTGATTTATATGACTGAAACTTGTCACAGGGcactcataattttctgttctacatttttttgtgtTCATTTAAGCTTCTAAACTGATATTAGGACCACTGGATAGGCTCTAACTATGTCCCAAAATCTTCCCTTCCCTCATGCTTCCTGTCAGGAGTATCCAGGGAAGAGTACAAGTGCAGAGAGAGGGGAGGTTGAGAATTTATTACCCCACTGTCCCTACCTTGATATTCTGGGATAAAGATAGCTCCTGTCCAGCTGGCCCTCCTACAGATTCCTGTTTTTCAAACCAATGTCAATTCCCCAGGTGCCTTGTTAGTCCCCTATGCCTTGTCCCTACTCTGAAGGTGTCTTTTCTTCAGTTAAACTTGGAAAGTGGCATTTGATTTCTTCTGAAACTATAATCCTTCCTGATTTTCCCATCCAGAAGCTAAAGATGATAATACCTATCTTGTAGGATTGCTGTTCATTATGTAAAATTA encodes:
- the Rep15 gene encoding rab15 effector protein codes for the protein MGQKTSQQLALKDSTEVLSICEVVSEAIVHAAEKLKEYLGFEYPLSKLCPAANTLNEIFLIHFITFCQEKGVDEWLTTTKMTKHQALLFGADWVWTFWGSDKQIRLQLAVQTLRMASLPPVQSKPYDFSSPESRVEESSWKRSRFDKLEEFCNLVGEDCLGLFIIFGVPGKPKDIRGVVLDSIKSKTERSHLPGRKAVEQFVLETEDCVSIKELLGNCLSKKDGLREVGKVFISIL